From a single bacterium HR11 genomic region:
- the spoIIAB gene encoding Anti-sigma F factor: MVELVIPSQLSFLTLAEEVARALISGYALSEEDRDFALLAVHEAVANAIVHGNRQDPRRVVSLRFILEPHGFYVEVQDQGNGFEPEAVPDPTKPENLLSPHGRGLLFIRTLMTEVEFARTPEGMRVRMYKAAPYRPERAEGT; the protein is encoded by the coding sequence GTGGTCGAGTTAGTCATTCCAAGCCAGCTGTCCTTTCTGACGCTGGCCGAGGAAGTCGCCCGGGCCCTCATCTCGGGCTATGCGCTTTCGGAAGAGGACCGGGACTTTGCCCTCCTGGCCGTCCACGAGGCCGTCGCCAACGCCATCGTTCACGGCAACCGCCAGGACCCCCGCCGGGTCGTGTCCCTGCGGTTCATTTTAGAGCCGCACGGCTTCTACGTCGAGGTCCAGGACCAGGGCAACGGCTTCGAACCCGAGGCCGTCCCGGATCCTACGAAGCCGGAGAATCTGCTGAGCCCTCACGGGCGGGGCCTGCTGTTCATCCGGACCCTGATGACGGAGGTCGAGTTCGCGCGGACGCCCGAGGGCATGCGGGTCCGCATGTACAAGGCGGCTCCTTACCGGCCCGAGCGGGCGGAGGGCACGTAA